The following proteins come from a genomic window of Pseudomonas cichorii:
- a CDS encoding cyclic peptide export ABC transporter codes for MTPKSESLARETLRILKPFWWLVALSTVLGVVSGLSVTALLATINNAMNMAGGPDTHTALLFAGLCVLTLACSTVSNLSTNYVGQRVVANLRRELAAKVLVAPIEQLERYRSHRLIPVLLNDVNTLSTFALSIAPMVISFTVTLGCLTYLALLSWQILALTVLTVVLGTGAQYLAHHFGTRSIIAARNGEDELQKHYQALSAGAKELRIQRKRRQHMLDEQIHGATERICRSNVRAANIFVSAETFGSMLFFAVIGIAIAFQALWPSTEKTVLGGFVLVMLYMKGPLERLITALPGISRAQIAMRRIAELSWKFSSPEPHLLVSDRPNTLANMQTLELHQLRYDYPPVEGSEPFHLGPVNLRIKQGDIVFIVGENGCGKTTLIKLLLGLYTPRQGEIRLNGKAVTPEELDDYRQLFTTIFADYHLFDEPLQGEARLPADAGKYLERLDIAHKVSIRDGAFTTTDLSTGQRKRLALINAWLDERQVLVFDEWAADQDPAFRRVFYTELLPELKQQGKTIIVISHDDRYFPIADQLVRMQAGRIEVEQVQAQPVSA; via the coding sequence ATGACGCCCAAATCAGAAAGCCTCGCCCGGGAAACCCTGAGGATCCTCAAGCCATTCTGGTGGCTGGTGGCTCTCTCGACGGTGCTGGGGGTGGTCAGCGGCCTGAGCGTGACCGCCCTGCTGGCCACCATCAACAACGCGATGAACATGGCAGGCGGACCAGACACTCACACCGCCCTGCTGTTCGCCGGTCTGTGCGTGCTGACCCTGGCCTGCTCCACCGTCTCGAACCTGTCGACCAACTATGTCGGCCAGCGCGTGGTCGCCAACCTGCGTCGTGAACTGGCCGCCAAGGTGCTGGTCGCGCCCATCGAGCAACTGGAGCGTTATCGTTCGCATCGCCTGATTCCGGTGCTGCTCAATGACGTGAACACCCTCAGCACCTTCGCGCTGTCCATTGCGCCGATGGTGATTTCGTTCACCGTCACCCTGGGCTGCCTGACGTATCTGGCCCTGCTGTCCTGGCAGATACTGGCGCTGACGGTCCTGACCGTGGTGCTGGGCACCGGCGCGCAGTATCTGGCTCATCATTTCGGCACCCGTAGCATCATCGCGGCGCGCAATGGCGAAGACGAGCTGCAAAAGCACTATCAGGCCCTGTCGGCCGGTGCCAAGGAACTGCGCATCCAGCGCAAGCGCCGCCAGCACATGCTCGACGAGCAGATCCATGGTGCCACCGAGCGCATCTGCCGCTCCAACGTGCGTGCCGCCAACATTTTCGTCAGCGCAGAAACCTTCGGCTCGATGCTGTTCTTCGCGGTCATCGGCATCGCCATTGCCTTTCAGGCGCTGTGGCCGAGTACCGAAAAGACCGTGCTGGGCGGTTTCGTGCTGGTCATGCTGTATATGAAAGGCCCGCTGGAGCGCCTGATCACCGCCCTGCCCGGTATCAGTCGCGCACAGATCGCCATGCGCCGGATCGCCGAACTGTCGTGGAAGTTCTCCAGCCCCGAGCCGCACCTGCTGGTCAGTGATCGTCCCAACACCCTGGCAAACATGCAGACCCTGGAACTGCATCAGTTGCGCTATGACTATCCGCCGGTGGAAGGCAGCGAACCCTTCCACCTCGGCCCGGTCAACCTGCGGATCAAACAGGGCGATATCGTGTTTATCGTTGGCGAAAACGGCTGTGGCAAGACCACACTGATCAAGCTGCTGCTGGGCCTTTACACCCCACGACAAGGGGAAATCCGGCTCAACGGCAAGGCAGTCACGCCAGAAGAGCTGGACGACTATCGCCAGCTGTTCACCACCATCTTTGCCGACTACCACCTGTTCGACGAGCCGCTGCAAGGCGAAGCCCGACTGCCTGCCGATGCGGGCAAGTACCTGGAGCGCCTGGATATTGCCCACAAGGTCAGCATTCGCGATGGCGCGTTCACCACCACCGACCTGTCCACTGGTCAACGCAAGCGTCTGGCCCTGATCAATGCCTGGCTGGACGAGCGTCAGGTGTTGGTGTTCGACGAATGGGCTGCCGATCAGGACCCGGCTTTCCGCCGCGTGTTCTACACCGAGCTGTTGCCCGAACTCAAACAGCAGGGCAAGACCATCATCGTCATCTCCCACGATGACCGGTATTTCCCGATTGCCGATCAACTGGTGCGCATGCAGGCCGGCAGGATCGAGGTGGAGCAGGTGCAAGCCCAACCGGTATCTGCCTGA
- the pvdO gene encoding dihydropyoverdine dehydrogenase, producing MNKMLPTLSLTALLGALLPAAAMAATPEPGKVFKDCKDCPEMVVLPAGTFTMGAPESELGRQPDEGPLHEVTFAKPFAISQFQVLSGEWKAYIKSTGYKMPDGDTRPGRECKAGQPRYPLTDRQPAVCMDWNEAKAYAAWLSKKTGKSYRLVSEAEREYAARGGSTGPFPFPMDEGKQYSIAKHANTYGPEDGFSVTAPAGSYSPNDFGIYDAHGNVYEWTADCETSNYNGAPTDGSAWLAGDCSWKMIRGNDWTEAPIFSRSGNRNSRKPDVRGDWLGFRVVREL from the coding sequence ATGAACAAGATGCTGCCCACCCTGTCCCTCACCGCCCTGCTGGGTGCGCTGTTGCCCGCAGCCGCCATGGCCGCCACGCCCGAACCGGGCAAGGTGTTCAAGGACTGCAAGGACTGTCCGGAAATGGTCGTGCTGCCTGCCGGGACCTTCACCATGGGCGCGCCCGAATCCGAACTCGGTCGCCAGCCCGACGAAGGCCCGCTGCATGAAGTGACCTTCGCCAAGCCCTTCGCCATCAGCCAGTTTCAGGTCCTGAGCGGCGAGTGGAAGGCCTATATCAAAAGCACCGGCTACAAGATGCCCGATGGCGATACCCGTCCGGGCCGCGAGTGCAAGGCCGGCCAGCCACGCTATCCACTGACCGACCGCCAGCCTGCGGTGTGCATGGACTGGAATGAAGCCAAGGCCTACGCCGCCTGGCTCTCGAAGAAGACCGGCAAATCCTACCGACTGGTCAGCGAGGCCGAGCGCGAGTATGCAGCCCGTGGCGGCAGCACCGGGCCGTTCCCCTTCCCTATGGATGAAGGCAAGCAATACAGCATCGCAAAACATGCCAATACCTATGGCCCGGAAGATGGTTTCAGCGTCACGGCCCCGGCCGGCAGCTACAGCCCCAATGACTTCGGCATCTATGACGCCCACGGCAATGTCTACGAATGGACCGCCGATTGCGAAACCAGCAACTACAACGGCGCGCCTACCGATGGCAGTGCCTGGCTGGCCGGCGATTGCAGCTGGAAGATGATTCGCGGCAACGACTGGACCGAAGCGCCGATCTTCTCCCGCTCCGGCAACCGCAACAGCCGCAAGCCCGATGTGCGCGGCGACTGGCTGGGCTTTCGGGTCGTCCGGGAACTCTGA
- a CDS encoding TonB-dependent siderophore receptor: MYTPSRLTPLSKALLISRMFRSRPAMAAIGLALSMPMAAQVQAQEIEFNIPAQPLSSALSQLESQGGLRVAYSPADVQGKTGGAVQGKFTSAQAAGKLLAGAGLTYSLQGNALTLGAQDSSAAINLAPTAIDSQYLGTTTDGTGSYTTGATTIGKGAAQSLRETPQSVTVMTRQVMDDNNLTSLSEVLEDTPGISFQYRNFGGHVYTSRGFSLLAESFLVDGIGGQGYQITGWMQPDMAIYDRVEVLRGASGLLVGAGQPGGAVNLVRKRPTAENKFSITTRAGSWDQYRVDLDGSGKLNDSGTVRGRMVAAYEDNGSYQDNRNSRTPLLYGILEADVTDDTTLTMSLRRQEKVINGYSIYGLPRYSNGQSLDLSRSTNLAPKWNRLETDMSEAFFEVEHRFNENWLNKTSLTYSEGGFDQAIAYARGTVNPTTLAGSRFQSTLFRKDEVNSLGLNSQLEGKFDAFGLSHEVTLGADWSRQRADNKNVTIATPLAINIFDVDTRSLAKPVNTGWTSNYVSTEERAGLYANTRIHLTEPLSLVLGGRLSWFEYDYNAKYGPALSYESKQTQEFTPFAGLIYDINDNWSWYASYADIFTPQAAYRQVGGAPLDPAIGSNYETGIKGELFDKRLNLSMALFYIKQKDVAYVDQTTEELCPGGSDNTCYVQGGIKRSKGVEIEASGEVLPGLQVFGGYTFNQLANSSDMEVAYETPKHMLRLNTSYNLPGAWNRLTLGAGVSADSGYTVPSNDQLGVAGRAIWDARASWKLDEHWTVALNADNLFDRKYYTTAVALDRSNLYGEPRSYVLTLRGDF, translated from the coding sequence ATGTACACACCGTCACGACTCACCCCTCTCAGCAAGGCCTTGTTGATCAGCCGGATGTTTCGCTCAAGACCTGCCATGGCAGCAATCGGTCTGGCGCTCAGCATGCCCATGGCCGCTCAGGTACAGGCCCAGGAAATCGAGTTCAATATCCCGGCTCAACCGCTGAGCAGCGCTCTGAGTCAACTGGAAAGCCAGGGCGGCCTGCGTGTGGCTTACAGCCCCGCGGATGTACAGGGCAAGACCGGCGGCGCGGTACAAGGCAAGTTCACTTCGGCACAGGCAGCGGGGAAACTGCTGGCCGGAGCGGGCCTGACCTACAGCTTGCAAGGCAATGCCCTGACGTTGGGCGCTCAGGACTCATCGGCGGCCATCAACCTGGCACCGACCGCGATTGACTCCCAATATCTAGGCACCACCACTGACGGCACAGGCTCCTACACCACCGGCGCGACCACTATCGGCAAGGGCGCAGCGCAATCGTTGCGAGAAACACCACAGTCGGTCACGGTCATGACCCGTCAGGTCATGGACGACAATAACCTCACCAGCCTGAGCGAAGTGCTGGAAGACACACCCGGCATCAGCTTCCAGTACCGCAACTTTGGTGGCCACGTGTATACCTCCCGTGGCTTCTCGTTGCTGGCGGAAAGCTTTCTGGTCGATGGCATTGGCGGCCAGGGCTACCAGATCACCGGCTGGATGCAGCCGGACATGGCGATTTATGACCGCGTTGAAGTATTGCGCGGCGCGTCGGGCCTGCTGGTGGGTGCAGGCCAGCCCGGTGGTGCGGTGAATCTGGTGCGCAAGCGTCCGACTGCCGAGAACAAGTTCTCGATCACCACCCGTGCGGGTTCATGGGATCAGTACCGCGTCGACCTGGATGGCAGTGGCAAGCTCAATGACTCGGGCACTGTCCGTGGTCGCATGGTGGCCGCCTATGAAGACAACGGCTCGTATCAGGATAACCGCAACAGCCGCACGCCCCTGCTGTACGGCATCCTCGAAGCCGACGTGACCGACGACACCACGTTGACCATGAGCCTGCGTCGTCAGGAAAAGGTCATCAACGGCTACTCGATCTACGGCCTGCCGCGTTATAGCAACGGGCAGTCGCTGGATCTTTCGCGCTCGACGAACCTGGCTCCCAAGTGGAACCGGCTCGAAACAGACATGAGCGAAGCTTTCTTTGAAGTCGAGCATCGCTTCAACGAAAACTGGCTCAACAAGACCTCCCTGACCTACTCCGAAGGCGGATTCGATCAGGCCATCGCCTATGCACGTGGCACTGTTAACCCGACAACGCTGGCAGGCTCACGCTTCCAGAGCACGCTGTTCCGTAAAGATGAAGTCAACAGCCTGGGCTTGAACAGCCAGCTGGAAGGCAAGTTCGACGCCTTCGGCCTGTCCCATGAGGTCACTTTGGGTGCTGACTGGTCGAGACAGAGAGCCGACAACAAAAACGTCACAATCGCGACGCCTCTTGCCATCAATATCTTTGATGTCGACACCCGTTCACTTGCCAAACCGGTGAATACAGGCTGGACAAGCAATTACGTCTCGACTGAAGAGCGCGCCGGCCTCTATGCCAATACCCGCATCCACCTGACCGAGCCTTTGAGCCTGGTACTGGGCGGGCGCCTCAGTTGGTTCGAGTATGACTACAACGCCAAATACGGCCCGGCCCTTTCCTATGAATCCAAACAGACTCAGGAATTTACCCCGTTCGCCGGCCTGATCTACGACATCAACGACAACTGGTCCTGGTACGCCAGCTATGCGGATATCTTCACCCCGCAAGCCGCTTACAGACAGGTCGGCGGCGCCCCGCTGGACCCGGCCATTGGCTCCAACTACGAAACGGGTATCAAGGGTGAACTGTTCGACAAGCGCCTGAATCTGTCGATGGCCCTGTTCTATATCAAGCAGAAAGACGTGGCCTACGTCGACCAGACGACAGAAGAACTCTGCCCAGGCGGCTCCGACAACACCTGCTACGTCCAGGGCGGCATCAAACGCAGCAAAGGTGTTGAAATCGAAGCAAGCGGCGAAGTACTGCCAGGGCTTCAGGTCTTTGGCGGCTACACCTTCAACCAGTTGGCAAACAGTTCCGATATGGAAGTGGCCTACGAGACACCAAAACATATGCTGCGTCTGAACACCAGCTATAACCTGCCCGGTGCCTGGAACCGTCTGACGCTGGGCGCTGGCGTATCGGCTGACTCCGGCTACACCGTGCCGTCCAACGATCAACTGGGTGTTGCAGGCCGCGCCA